From one Nonomuraea polychroma genomic stretch:
- a CDS encoding GNAT family N-acetyltransferase — translation MTDEADGQTSFPTSPKHVRFVELSSTAMSALLDGDLPTASNTAGVALTEYFVTDRARWLWRFRIDQMAADPGHARWMVRQVVTGPEGVVIGHAGFHGPPDEAGMVEIGYSVAPDFRRQGYGRAILIELLRRAAAEPAVKTVRATISPDNVASLATIAGFGFVEVGEQWDEEDGLELIFEVPANRSC, via the coding sequence GTGACAGATGAAGCCGATGGCCAGACGTCGTTCCCCACCAGTCCAAAGCATGTGCGCTTTGTCGAGTTGTCGAGCACTGCGATGTCCGCTCTGCTCGATGGGGATCTGCCCACAGCCAGCAATACGGCTGGGGTCGCTCTGACCGAGTACTTTGTGACAGACAGAGCACGGTGGCTGTGGCGGTTTCGGATCGACCAGATGGCCGCCGATCCCGGCCACGCACGGTGGATGGTGCGGCAGGTGGTAACCGGGCCTGAAGGTGTCGTCATCGGTCACGCCGGATTTCACGGACCGCCCGATGAGGCGGGCATGGTAGAGATCGGCTACTCGGTTGCTCCCGACTTCCGTCGCCAGGGGTATGGCCGAGCCATCCTGATCGAGTTGCTGCGTCGGGCCGCGGCCGAACCGGCGGTCAAGACCGTACGAGCGACGATTAGTCCCGATAACGTGGCGTCCCTGGCCACGATCGCCGGCTTCGGCTTCGTCGAGGTCGGAGAACAGTGGGACGAAGAGGACGGTCTCGAACTCATCTTTGAAGTCCCTGCCAACCGCAGCTGCTAG
- a CDS encoding HARBI1 family protein, giving the protein MRARWGRCSARTLVQYVARLLHEERQLRGTPKGGRVLSPFWQAVMVLRWFRGEHDVPKLGRDHRVSRATAYRYIHEGIEVFAVQAPDLPEALERAQAEGLSHVILDGTLIPIDRCVEQAVSVKGKPIEAWYSGKAHQHAGNLQALSAPSGLPLWIGEVELGSVHDLTAARAHVLGALYAAAARGLPTLADSGYDGAGIGIHTPIKQPEGNQILSPDDRTYNRLLRALRCLGERGFALLKGRWRTLQHITVSPSRIGDIARAVLVLTHFEHNYLPAIR; this is encoded by the coding sequence ATTCGGGCTCGTTGGGGTCGTTGTAGCGCCCGCACACTCGTTCAGTACGTCGCCCGCCTCCTGCACGAAGAACGCCAGCTGCGTGGCACCCCGAAAGGCGGCCGCGTCTTGAGCCCGTTCTGGCAGGCGGTCATGGTGCTGCGCTGGTTCCGAGGTGAGCACGATGTCCCCAAGCTCGGCCGCGATCACCGCGTCTCCCGGGCCACCGCCTACCGATACATCCACGAAGGGATCGAGGTTTTCGCAGTTCAAGCACCGGATCTGCCCGAAGCACTCGAGCGTGCCCAGGCCGAAGGACTGTCACACGTGATCCTGGACGGCACGCTGATCCCCATCGACCGCTGCGTCGAGCAGGCCGTCAGCGTCAAGGGCAAACCGATCGAGGCGTGGTATTCGGGCAAGGCCCACCAGCACGCCGGAAACCTTCAAGCACTGTCGGCACCGAGCGGGCTGCCGTTGTGGATCGGCGAGGTCGAGCTCGGCTCCGTTCACGATCTAACCGCCGCCCGCGCTCACGTTCTGGGAGCGCTGTACGCCGCAGCCGCACGTGGCCTGCCCACCCTGGCCGACAGCGGCTACGACGGCGCCGGAATCGGCATTCACACGCCGATCAAGCAGCCCGAAGGCAACCAGATCCTCAGCCCGGACGACCGCACCTACAACCGACTCCTACGAGCCCTCCGCTGTCTCGGTGAACGCGGATTCGCCCTGCTCAAAGGCCGCTGGCGGACCCTCCAGCACATCACCGTCAGTCCCAGCAGAATCGGCGACATCGCCCGTGCAGTGCTTGTCCTCACCCACTTCGAGCACAATTACCTACCGGCAATTCGCTGA
- a CDS encoding STAS domain-containing protein has protein sequence MNTTRAASTSALVIAALIERLVIALTPNTAADRLLRITPLAERAGLRIEGELDHSTLPALRRALASMTSDGAGFCVDLSGLTFIDTGCLRALVGAAAALHDDGGDHVLTLRSAPPHMRRLLELTGWHQTPGLHLQASACPG, from the coding sequence ATGAACACCACGCGCGCCGCCAGCACCTCCGCACTCGTGATCGCCGCCCTGATCGAACGACTCGTGATCGCGCTCACCCCGAACACCGCCGCCGACCGGCTCCTGCGCATCACCCCGCTCGCCGAGCGTGCGGGCCTGCGGATCGAGGGCGAGCTCGACCACTCCACCCTGCCCGCCCTGAGGCGGGCGCTGGCCTCAATGACGAGCGACGGTGCCGGCTTCTGCGTCGATCTGAGCGGCCTGACATTCATCGACACCGGCTGCCTGCGCGCCCTCGTCGGCGCCGCCGCCGCGCTCCACGACGACGGCGGCGACCATGTTCTGACGTTGCGCTCGGCTCCCCCACACATGCGACGCCTGCTCGAGCTCACCGGCTGGCACCAAACGCCCGGTCTCCACCTGCAGGCATCGGCGTGCCCCGGCTGA
- a CDS encoding DUF5994 family protein: MRRRPVKVGWFRTIDPHVVNVIIPGIEHLNLLVIPPDTAPAAAHKALAIATQCRDRVERRRRGGPGGGRRRRYPERADLNLELDLAVGHGAGLRLIRRLCDEVRLEGDAGSARLHLRLHRRADATA, from the coding sequence CTGAGAAGGCGTCCCGTCAAAGTGGGCTGGTTCCGCACCATCGATCCCCACGTGGTCAACGTGATCATCCCAGGTATCGAGCACCTCAACCTGCTCGTCATCCCACCCGACACCGCACCCGCCGCCGCTCACAAAGCGCTCGCCATAGCCACCCAATGCCGTGATCGCGTGGAGCGACGACGTAGGGGTGGGCCTGGAGGTGGTCGACGCCGCCGGTACCCTGAGCGAGCCGATCTGAACCTAGAACTCGACCTCGCCGTCGGTCACGGTGCCGGCCTGCGGCTGATCCGGCGCCTGTGTGACGAGGTCAGACTCGAAGGCGATGCGGGCAGCGCCCGGCTACACCTGCGCCTGCATCGCCGGGCAGATGCCACGGCCTGA
- a CDS encoding LapA family protein: protein MAWAGVWAAALVSVAFIVFMLQNTTPVQVSFLGLHGTLPLAVAMLIAMISGILLTLVLGTARITQLRRLASRRRRQKR from the coding sequence GTGGCCTGGGCGGGCGTGTGGGCCGCCGCGCTCGTGTCCGTCGCCTTCATCGTGTTCATGCTGCAGAACACCACCCCCGTGCAGGTGTCCTTCCTCGGCCTGCACGGCACGCTGCCGCTCGCGGTCGCGATGCTGATCGCCATGATCAGCGGGATCCTGCTCACCCTGGTGCTCGGCACCGCCCGCATCACCCAGCTCCGTCGCCTGGCCAGTCGGCGCCGCCGCCAGAAGCGCTGA
- a CDS encoding acyl-CoA desaturase, which yields MTIFERPVKDRLGYDGASPFPGAKEHPPAGRAQIGLAAAIVILPFFALGVAIVLGWGQGVAFTDLLLAAGLYVVTGLGVTVGFHRLLTHGSFAARPWLRVALAVAGSMGFQGNVIDWVAVHRRHHAFTDRPGDPHSPYRYGTGLRGQLRGLARAHLGWLFIDDQTSAERYAPDLLADPAMVRVARAFPALCALSLALPFLAGWAITGTLYGGLTAFLWAGLIRVALLQHVTWSVNSLCHVIGSRPFKTRRHDRSTNVWPLALLSFGESWHNGHHSEPSCARHALEWGQVDPSAAVIRLFERLGWASDVHWPDADRIQRRRAAPPSQARAPAGD from the coding sequence ATGACCATTTTCGAACGGCCGGTGAAAGATCGGCTGGGCTATGACGGCGCATCCCCATTTCCCGGGGCAAAGGAGCACCCTCCGGCCGGCAGAGCCCAGATCGGGCTGGCGGCGGCGATCGTGATCCTGCCGTTCTTCGCGCTCGGTGTCGCGATCGTCCTGGGGTGGGGGCAGGGAGTGGCGTTCACCGATCTGCTGCTGGCTGCGGGCTTGTATGTGGTGACCGGGCTCGGGGTGACGGTCGGGTTCCATCGGCTGCTCACTCATGGCTCCTTCGCCGCGCGGCCATGGTTGCGCGTGGCGTTGGCGGTCGCTGGTTCGATGGGGTTTCAGGGGAACGTGATCGACTGGGTGGCGGTGCATCGCCGTCATCACGCCTTCACTGATCGGCCGGGGGATCCGCACTCTCCCTACCGGTACGGCACCGGCCTGCGCGGGCAGCTTCGGGGGCTTGCCCGTGCGCACCTGGGCTGGTTGTTCATCGACGACCAGACCTCGGCCGAGCGCTATGCCCCGGACCTGCTGGCCGATCCGGCCATGGTCCGGGTGGCCCGCGCTTTTCCCGCGTTGTGTGCGCTGTCGCTGGCGTTGCCGTTCCTGGCCGGGTGGGCGATCACCGGCACTCTGTACGGCGGGTTGACCGCGTTCCTGTGGGCCGGGTTGATCCGCGTCGCGCTGCTGCAGCACGTCACCTGGAGCGTCAATTCCCTGTGCCACGTGATCGGCAGCAGGCCGTTCAAGACCCGCCGCCACGACCGCTCCACTAACGTGTGGCCGCTGGCCTTGCTGTCGTTCGGCGAGAGTTGGCACAACGGCCATCACAGCGAGCCCAGCTGCGCCCGTCACGCCCTCGAGTGGGGCCAAGTCGACCCGTCCGCCGCCGTGATCCGCCTGTTCGAGCGGCTGGGCTGGGCCAGCGACGTGCACTGGCCCGACGCCGACCGCATCCAGCGCCGCCGCGCCGCTCCGCCATCACAAGCCCGCGCCCCGGCCGGAGACTGA
- a CDS encoding GlsB/YeaQ/YmgE family stress response membrane protein, whose protein sequence is MGIIAWIILGLVAGAVAGLLVPGKDPQGLIITFVLGIAGALLGGLVATQILHLSGIQVVFHLSTWLCAIVGAAVLLGGHHLISGRRPDRRAGRR, encoded by the coding sequence ATGGGCATCATCGCTTGGATCATCCTCGGACTGGTCGCCGGGGCGGTGGCCGGACTGCTGGTCCCCGGCAAGGATCCGCAAGGTTTGATCATCACTTTCGTGCTCGGTATCGCCGGGGCGCTGCTGGGCGGCCTCGTGGCCACCCAGATCTTGCACCTCTCCGGCATCCAGGTGGTCTTCCACCTGTCCACCTGGCTCTGCGCCATCGTCGGCGCGGCAGTCCTGCTGGGCGGCCACCACCTGATCAGCGGTCGGCGTCCGGACCGCCGGGCCGGTCGCCGATGA
- a CDS encoding DUF5994 family protein, giving the protein MPRLSLNPLIDRRGTVDGAWWPRTRDAAAELPTLISAVDQRLGGAVLRVGLYRDAWDHIPRRIPARGRHVRVGWFRSADPHLITLSIAGTAPITLLVIPPGTAYDPATAALTLAAAGTVGIRPADILHPAAPDEGIPGRDGSTVWENEGGRVTDLVPARPTAT; this is encoded by the coding sequence GTGCCCAGGCTCAGCCTGAACCCCCTCATTGACCGGAGAGGCACCGTCGACGGGGCGTGGTGGCCCCGCACCCGTGACGCCGCCGCCGAACTGCCCACCCTCATCTCCGCCGTCGACCAGCGGCTCGGCGGAGCCGTCCTGCGTGTGGGCCTGTATCGGGACGCGTGGGATCACATCCCGCGCCGCATCCCGGCCCGCGGGCGCCACGTCAGAGTGGGCTGGTTCCGCAGCGCGGACCCGCACCTCATCACCCTGAGCATCGCGGGAACCGCGCCCATCACTCTGCTGGTCATTCCTCCCGGCACCGCGTACGATCCGGCCACGGCGGCCCTCACGCTCGCCGCCGCGGGCACGGTCGGCATCCGTCCTGCTGACATCCTCCACCCCGCGGCTCCGGACGAGGGCATACCCGGCCGCGACGGCTCAACCGTATGGGAGAACGAGGGCGGCCGCGTCACCGATCTCGTGCCCGCACGGCCCACGGCCACCTGA
- a CDS encoding tyrosine-type recombinase/integrase, with protein sequence MHEQQKRGLPTALAAHAYLGVWFNWIIDEQERTTVSLVLRQDRPKLPKKIRKYVNLEEVGRLLEVCKGSDFASRRDSAIIRVLFDNGVRVSGLTGLHLDDVDLQGHRLRITLKGGDEHWAPIGAKRPAACSSHSAPNAP encoded by the coding sequence GTGCACGAGCAACAGAAGCGCGGCCTGCCGACGGCACTGGCCGCGCACGCCTACCTCGGCGTGTGGTTCAACTGGATCATTGATGAGCAGGAGCGCACCACGGTCTCCCTCGTGCTCAGGCAGGATCGACCGAAGCTGCCAAAGAAGATCCGCAAGTACGTCAACCTCGAGGAAGTCGGCCGGCTGCTGGAGGTGTGCAAGGGCTCGGACTTCGCGTCACGTCGCGACTCGGCGATCATCCGCGTGCTGTTCGACAACGGTGTGCGCGTCTCAGGGCTCACGGGCTTGCACCTTGACGATGTAGATCTGCAAGGCCACCGCCTGCGCATCACGCTCAAGGGCGGGGACGAGCATTGGGCGCCGATCGGCGCCAAGAGGCCGGCCGCCTGCTCGTCGCATTCAGCCCCGAATGCGCCCTGA
- a CDS encoding S1C family serine protease: MDANEPREQGAGWSQFGATPPAAGGFPRRDTIIMEQPPPPPPAPPKRPGLGRKAVAGLALAVTAIGGGVVGAVVANAFQPDPVAVTTTNTNTGTPSPVFKNTSAELTVAEVAAKVQPSVVMIQGQTGEGSGVVLSEDGLILTNNHVVEGAGRGGGQMTVKFSDGKTAKASVVGTDPATDLAVIRAEGVSGLTKATLGNSDLLKVGDDVLAIGSPLGLDGSVTKGIVSALDRTLTVGGDQNQQVPPGWPQQQQSGSEPTTIGGAIQTDASINPGNSGGALVNAAGELVGINTAIASEAAGGGVGFAIPVNTAKQVSDQLISTGKVSHAFLGVSVTDATGDVPGALIRQVTAGSPADKAGLRQGDLITRIGDKAVDGGDNVVGQVRGFKPGQQVKITYVRDGQTNEVTVTLQEKK; this comes from the coding sequence ATGGACGCGAACGAGCCTCGCGAGCAGGGTGCCGGGTGGAGCCAGTTCGGCGCCACACCGCCGGCCGCCGGGGGCTTCCCTCGGCGGGACACGATCATCATGGAGCAGCCGCCCCCGCCGCCGCCCGCGCCTCCGAAGAGGCCGGGCTTGGGGCGCAAGGCGGTCGCCGGGCTGGCGCTGGCGGTCACCGCCATCGGCGGCGGCGTCGTGGGGGCCGTCGTCGCCAATGCCTTCCAGCCCGACCCGGTCGCCGTCACGACCACCAATACCAACACCGGCACGCCGAGCCCGGTCTTCAAGAACACCTCCGCCGAGCTCACCGTCGCCGAGGTGGCGGCGAAGGTGCAGCCGAGCGTCGTGATGATCCAGGGCCAGACCGGTGAGGGGTCCGGCGTGGTGCTGTCGGAGGACGGGCTCATCCTGACCAACAACCACGTGGTCGAGGGCGCCGGCCGGGGCGGCGGGCAGATGACCGTCAAGTTCAGCGACGGCAAGACGGCCAAGGCGAGCGTGGTGGGCACCGACCCGGCCACCGACCTGGCCGTCATCCGGGCGGAAGGCGTCTCCGGGCTGACCAAGGCCACGCTCGGCAACAGCGACCTGCTGAAGGTCGGCGATGACGTGCTGGCCATCGGAAGCCCGCTCGGCCTCGACGGATCCGTCACCAAGGGCATCGTCAGCGCGCTCGACCGCACGCTCACCGTCGGCGGCGACCAGAACCAGCAGGTCCCGCCCGGCTGGCCGCAGCAGCAACAGAGCGGCAGCGAGCCCACCACGATCGGCGGCGCCATCCAGACCGACGCCTCCATCAACCCCGGCAACTCCGGCGGCGCGCTGGTGAACGCGGCCGGCGAGCTGGTCGGCATCAACACCGCGATCGCCTCGGAGGCCGCGGGCGGCGGCGTCGGCTTCGCCATCCCCGTCAACACCGCCAAACAGGTTTCCGATCAGCTCATCAGCACCGGCAAGGTGAGCCACGCCTTCCTCGGCGTGAGCGTCACCGACGCGACCGGCGACGTGCCGGGCGCCCTCATCAGGCAGGTCACCGCAGGCAGCCCTGCGGACAAGGCCGGCCTGCGGCAGGGCGATCTGATCACCAGGATCGGCGACAAGGCGGTTGACGGGGGAGATAATGTAGTTGGGCAGGTCAGAGGTTTCAAACCTGGCCAACAGGTCAAGATCACTTATGTGCGGGACGGTCAGACCAACGAAGTCACCGTCACGCTCCAAGAGAAGAAATAA
- a CDS encoding ABC transporter permease: MSSLVVAHTRYLLIEQIRVPIGLLAGSLFPAIAMLAFVVPFAGQDPRAATAATGSLTIFAAMSAALLGLSISVSQDREQPWNPYLRTLPAGPFPRFAGRILSTLAVMLVSVIPVVVVSALFTQATITPARLVLGLGALVVGLVPFLLLGLFLGLTLSSKAAIGVSQLVFFPLGILGGLLLPPQVFPEFVQVVSPYVPSRGAAELIWWATFGTGPNTVALVMLAVWTVIAAAAAAWAYRRDEGRRFT, translated from the coding sequence ATGTCTAGCCTGGTCGTCGCGCACACCCGCTATCTCCTGATCGAGCAGATCAGGGTGCCCATCGGCCTGCTGGCCGGCTCCCTGTTCCCGGCCATCGCGATGCTGGCCTTCGTGGTGCCGTTCGCGGGCCAGGATCCGAGGGCCGCGACGGCGGCGACGGGCTCACTCACGATCTTCGCCGCGATGTCGGCCGCCCTGCTCGGGCTCAGCATCTCGGTCTCGCAGGACCGCGAGCAGCCGTGGAACCCCTACCTGCGCACACTGCCCGCGGGCCCGTTCCCGCGCTTCGCCGGGCGGATCCTGTCGACGCTGGCCGTCATGCTGGTTTCGGTGATCCCCGTGGTGGTGGTGAGCGCGTTGTTCACCCAGGCGACGATCACGCCGGCCAGGTTGGTGCTCGGCCTGGGCGCGCTGGTGGTCGGCCTCGTCCCGTTCCTGCTGCTCGGCCTGTTCCTCGGTCTCACGCTGTCGTCCAAGGCCGCGATCGGGGTGTCGCAGCTGGTGTTCTTCCCGCTGGGCATCCTCGGCGGACTGCTGCTGCCGCCGCAGGTCTTTCCGGAGTTCGTCCAGGTCGTCTCGCCGTACGTGCCCTCCAGGGGCGCGGCGGAGCTGATCTGGTGGGCCACGTTCGGCACCGGCCCGAACACAGTGGCGCTGGTGATGCTGGCCGTGTGGACCGTGATCGCGGCGGCGGCCGCCGCGTGGGCCTACCGCCGTGACGAGGGCCGGCGTTTCACCTGA
- a CDS encoding ABC transporter ATP-binding protein has translation MTILARAIDVTRRYGDVLALDRVSLDIRAGELVGLLGPNGAGKSTLINLFVGLRRPTSGTVELLGGSPLDAAVRRGIGVTPQETGLPEYLRVGEIVDFVSAHFPEKTDKGELLARFGLGDLIKRQVGGLSGGQRRRLAVALAFTGRPRLVFLDEPTTGLDVEARRALWDGVKAFHDDGGTVLLTSHYLEEIEALAERVVVVGHGRVLADDTVRAVRDMVGVRRVSLVAEHLPELPGVLGSERVDGRISLVTTDPDRLVVELVRSGAPFSGLEIRPTTLEEAFLAITSKESAHV, from the coding sequence ATGACGATCCTCGCCAGAGCGATCGACGTCACCCGCCGCTACGGCGACGTGCTGGCGCTCGACCGCGTCTCGCTCGACATCAGGGCCGGCGAGCTGGTCGGGCTGCTCGGCCCCAACGGCGCGGGCAAGTCCACCCTGATCAACCTGTTCGTGGGGCTGCGCCGGCCCACGTCGGGCACGGTCGAGCTGCTCGGCGGCTCGCCGCTGGACGCCGCCGTTCGCCGCGGCATCGGCGTGACACCGCAGGAGACCGGGCTGCCCGAGTATTTACGCGTCGGCGAGATCGTCGACTTCGTGTCAGCACATTTCCCGGAGAAGACGGACAAGGGAGAGCTGCTGGCCCGTTTCGGGCTGGGCGACCTGATCAAGCGGCAGGTGGGCGGCCTGTCGGGCGGGCAGCGGCGGCGGCTGGCCGTGGCGCTGGCGTTCACCGGGCGGCCGCGGCTGGTGTTCCTCGACGAGCCGACCACGGGGCTGGACGTCGAGGCCAGGCGGGCGCTGTGGGACGGCGTCAAGGCCTTCCACGACGACGGCGGCACGGTCCTGCTCACCAGCCACTACCTGGAGGAGATCGAGGCCCTGGCCGAGCGGGTCGTGGTCGTCGGCCACGGCCGCGTGCTCGCCGACGACACGGTGCGGGCCGTACGTGACATGGTGGGCGTGCGGCGGGTCTCCCTCGTCGCCGAGCACCTGCCCGAGCTGCCCGGCGTGCTCGGCTCCGAACGGGTGGACGGCCGGATCAGCCTGGTCACCACCGACCCGGACCGGCTGGTCGTCGAGCTGGTGCGCAGCGGCGCGCCGTTCTCCGGCCTGGAGATCAGGCCGACCACCCTGGAGGAGGCCTTCCTCGCCATCACCTCGAAGGAGAGCGCACATGTCTAG
- a CDS encoding transcriptional regulator, producing MTAEQSLPELDPVIHAQARLRVVAALNVLGEGDEMAFGSLKDLLGMTAGNLSVHLSKLEEAQYVRITKTHKGRTPVTYVALTKRGRLAFEDYTKAIRALLDNAGGTI from the coding sequence ATGACGGCGGAGCAGTCGCTGCCCGAGCTCGACCCGGTCATCCACGCCCAGGCCAGGCTCCGGGTGGTCGCCGCGCTCAACGTCCTCGGCGAAGGGGACGAGATGGCCTTCGGCTCGCTCAAGGACCTGCTGGGCATGACGGCCGGCAACCTGTCGGTCCACCTGAGCAAGCTCGAAGAGGCGCAGTACGTCCGCATCACCAAGACGCACAAAGGCCGCACCCCGGTCACGTACGTGGCGCTGACCAAACGGGGGCGGCTGGCTTTCGAGGACTACACCAAGGCGATCCGCGCCTTGCTGGACAACGCTGGGGGAACCATATGA